A segment of the Cervus elaphus chromosome 24, mCerEla1.1, whole genome shotgun sequence genome:
CGAATCAACCAAGCAAGACTGGAAAAGAGTGatcttggagaagaaaatcaaATGGTCATTTGTGGACATGTGGACAGAGGATGGCAGCAGACAGGAATGAACCCTGGAACACTCCACTGGGTGGAGGTAGGGAAGATGAAGAAGAACCAGCAAAGGAGCTGAGCAGGAGCtgccagggaggtgggaggcaacTAAGAGAGCATGGGCACTTAGGAGCCAAGGGGAGCAAGCGTCAGACGTGTGCCGAGGAGATGAGAACAGAGCGTAAACTGCTGGACAGTTGGCAGGTCTCTGAGGAGCCTGACAAGAGCACTTTTATGGGGAGAGGAACGAGCTCAAACACAGTCGGTAGAAAAGAGAGAGGTGAAGAGCTGGAGAAAGCGTGTGAAGACAACCTTTTAAAAACTGGCATGTAATGTAAATAAGATGAATGAACAGCTCTTTAACGGTATGGCTCTATACATGTTAAAATCTGTAGACACCTGTGTCACCCAGATCAAGATATAGAATATCATCAGCCACTCCAGGAGGCCACCTTTTGTCCCCTCCAATTGCTATGCCCCAAAGTAACCACCATTTTTGTCACCAAGGATACCTTTTGTCTGTTGAATGTAGACAGATTTTGAGAGATTTTGTTGATGGTTGGGCTCAGATTTCACAGGCAGATAATGTTCTAATGGGGGTGAGCAGCTGGAGTTCGGGTTTTGTGGGGTAGCAGGCCCTGGGCCCACTTTTCCTGGCAAAGTGGCTGCTGTGGGTACTCTGTCTCCAAGAACTGCATGACCAAGACTTCCTGGAGCCTTAGTTTCCCTATCTGAAGCTTGGTCTCTCTCCCCTCACATCTCCTTCACGTGGTAGTGATAAACAGGGAAATCCACTGGGAGCAGTGAAAAAATGGAGTTTTCCAGGTCTCTTGATAACCTATAGCGTCCAGAGCTCAGTCACCAGGGGCTGGGTGGGGCTAGAATCTTGGAGGCCAAGGAGTCCTGTGTTTGAACAACAGACCTGGCAACAGGGTGGCCCTGACAAAACACGTCTGCCCTTCTGGAGTCTCCTCTGCTGTCGTGTCTTCAGGCCACTATGGTGCTGCTCAGGCCCCTGGTGCTTCTTCTTGCTTTGGTTGTCTCTGGTGAGGAgttggtgggtgggggaacttcATGTCTCACCCCCTGAGTCCAGAGTGGAGTCCCACTCCCTCTCAGATAAGCTACCATAGAggacaggggctggggggagccaGGAAAGGGCAAAGATCTGAACCCCGACTCTCATTCCTTACCTTAGCTGCTTCCTCGCCCAAGTTCCCACTGTCCCCCTACCCTGGGGACAGTGGGAAAGACAAGACCTAGCCCCAGTCTGTGAAATGAGCCAATCCGTGGTTGGATGTGGGGGACAAGGGAAGACTTTGGCTGCTTGTCTCCAAGATGTGGCCAGGCCCCAAGGCAGAAGGGAAGGACTCTGTGTACCTGGTTCGATGAGCATGGGGGTCTCTAGCCTGAATCGTCTCTTCTTCACAGACCTCAACTGCCTGCCCTGGTTCGTAGATATCTCTGAGAGCCAGGGACCTGGTGCCATCCTCCAGTCTTTCCCCCTCAACTGCTCTTCAAATGTACCAACCCTGGAGTTGCTCCGTGTACAGCCACCCACCACCTTCTTTAACCCACCTAGCCTGACCAGGTCGCAGGGGATCTATGAGGGCAAGGTAGGATCATGGGCACAGCTGGGGACAGTGGGGGAAGGGCAAACTCTAAATTCACAAAGTCAGAGGTGGTGTGAAAGTGatggtgttagtcgctcagtcatgtctgactctgcaactccatggactgtagcctgccaggctcctctgtccatggaattcttgtcctcttgtccaggcaagaatactggagtgggttgccattcccttctccagggatcttcccgacccagggatcgaacctggatctcctgtactgcaggcagattctttaccctctgagccaccagggaagcccctagaggtGGTGCTGGGGGATGGAGATCCTCAGCCCCACATGGCACTGCCCATCTGCCACAGATAACCTTGAGCAGCTCGGCCCGGCTGGACGCCCTGACAGTGAACCACTATGAGCTGCAGCTGAAGTACACATGTGGGAGCCAAGTGACGGAGGGTCGGCTTTCTGTGAATGTTCAGCGGGACCCTAATCGTGACCAGTGTGCTGGTCGATTTGCCAGCCCGGGTAAGGCTAGAGGCAGCAGGCGGGAGTCGGGGGGCGGTGGGCAGGCACGGCCTGAACTTCCTTGACCTCCCCTCTGGCCAGCTGGGGAAATTATTCAGGTTCGAGAAACTGTCATGCCTGGGACCCCACTGTACACTCTGCTGCTCCCAGGCCAGGGAGCCCAGGTGAGGCCTGCATGTGGgcagtggtgggggcgggggtaggATGAAGGGGGATGGGAAGACCAAGGCCAGCCCCTGCCTGGCCAAGAATAGTCTGCAGAAGGACTCTTTAGTCTATAGCTGGGCCTCTGCAGGATGCATGATCTTGGAGAGAGTCACTGAGGGCTTCCCAACCCCCAATGACTATGGCTGTTCCCATAGGGACTTCTCAGGGGTTGAGTTCTttaaagttcttctgtgttctaaattctccaaaaaaaaaattctgtatcaTTTTTTGCAATCCCCCAAAGAAATGTAGTTTAAAAACTGAAtagtttaaaagcagagatgatTTTGGATCagggccagggaagcccaggctagAGTAAGTAGCAGTGGCAGAGTACAGGAGATTTGAGAGTGGGCAGATACCTGTTGGGTTCTTGGGGGATTTTGATAGGGTTGCCTCGGGGCACTGTGGTAGGGAAGGGGGCCTCCAGCATCTCTTTCCTGTCAGATGAACATCACCAGTGCCCAGGACCCTCCGTACTTCCCTGGACCTTTCTCCATTGATGGGCAGGGTCAGCTGTGGGCACCATCCCAGGGACTCAAAGGCCAGGCTCAAAAGGTGAGCACGGCTGGGGACCTGGTGATATCCATGAACTGGGCATAAAATGGACAGAGCCATTACCTCATGGAGGATTATTTGTTCCTGGCCTCGTCAATCATCTGCCTTTCCCAGACATAGCCCATACCTGCTGCCCCATGCTGGCTACCCTCCTGCCTTGGCTTGGTTCTGTGCTGGGCTCTGGAGCTCTAGAAAGAAGAGGGATCCCTGGCTCCAGGAGCCCACAGTGCCCCTTACAGAAAGGAGAAAGTTCTGAGCAGTCACACAGGAAGTGAAAACTCTGAGTACAGCGGCAAGTGCAGTCTGAAGGAGACTAGAGAAGTTCCTTCTTTAAAGCTTCCACATCTGAGTGACTGGCTCTTGGCAACTCTACCATGCTAATTCATGTTGTGAATGATTCAGATATTACTCATTTGGGGGCTGTGTGCATCCAAAGAGAAGGACTTATGACCCAGAAGAGTAAGACAGGAAGGAATATCTGTTAGAGTAACAGGTCATGGGGCGGAGTGAGTGTGGGGCTCCTTATGGAGGTCCTGAGGGGGGCTGGGCACACACATGTGGGTAAACACATATCGTAGTTCCCTTCTTGTTTTGTGTGCATGGCAGGTCTTCCAGCTTCAGATCCTGGTGACCTTTGGACAAGGCCGAAGCTGCCATGGGATGCTGACGGTGAAAGTTTTGCCTGCTCCCTCCAACCAGGTTTCTTTCCTGTAAGGCTCCCCTACCCTGGGGATAGTGGGAAAGACAGGACCCAGCCCCAGGAACTCGGGAGTAGGGTTAAGGTGTAGGGCTGCAGGAGCATCCCCAGCTGGCTGCtgtaccagggaagacccaagagAGGAGCCTGCAGACCCGCCGGGAGCAGGTAGGAGCCAGAGCTCCCATTTTGGTCCAGGCAGCAAGCCCAGAACATCACCATTCCCGAAAACCTGGTTCCCGGAAGTAAGGTGGCTCAGGTCCACGCCCGGGGCTTCGATGTGCGCTACGAAATCGTCTCCCCGGTGCCCTGCCGGCTCTTCTCCATTGGACGCGGTGAGGGGCGTGGAGGGCGGGTAAGGGGATGCCTCTGCGGCTGGTCTAGAAGTGACCTGCAACGCCTGGAGCTGAGGCAGAATCTGGGGCGAGGTCGCGTCTGGGGGCCCGGAGTTAGAAACGAGCCTTGGAGGTGGCGGCCAGGTGGTCAGTCTCTGCGCCCTGAGAGGTGGGCGTGGAGAGGTGGGAGGGTGCTAACGGGACTGACCTGGGGGCGGGACCGAACTCTGCGTCCCGCGCCCTGCCACCCCGCCCAGTCGACGGCGTGGTCCGGACCACCGCGCCCCTGGAGCTGGTGCAAGCCCCGGACGCCGCGGTCACTAGGCTGCGGGTGAAGGCCTTCGAGCGACTCAGGCCGTGGGACAGCACCGAGCTTGATTTCCGGGTGGACGTGCAGTCGGTCAACCGCTGGCCCCCGCGCTGCCTCCCAGCGCTGCTGGTGTGAGTATTTGGGAGTCTTACCCTGGCTGTTGGGTGAGAGCCAGGGCTCgcagcccagccccagctcccGCCCTGCCCCCCGCCCTCTGCTCCCAGGACTCAGATCCCCGAGACCACGCCTGTGGGCACCGTGCTGAATACCTTCACTTGCACTGACCCGGACTCTCCTGGCTCCACCCTGGACTACCAACTGCTGTTCCACAGCCCTGCCAGCGCTTCCAGCCTCTGCCTGCGAGACAGAGTCCTGGAGGTACCCAGACCCCGCCCTCAGACCCACGGTGTAGGGTGCTTGGACAGGAAGGGGGTGGCCCAGTGGTCCCGTGGGAGCAGAGACCATGAGGGTGAAGGATATGGTGTTGCAGCCAACCTGCTTTACCGGAGGGTCAGGGTAGGCTATGTGAGAACAACCTGGCCTGAGGCAGCCCAGTGGGCTTGAGGCTCTCCTAGGCCTTGGCTGCGCTGCACTCTCCTGCCCCTCTGGCTAGGTGAATAACACACTGGACTGTGACGCTCCGGGCGCCTGCTTCCAGCATACAGCTTCCATCCTGGTGCTTGACAGCGGTCAGCCTCTGATGACCAGTGAGTGACCATGCCCAGGCCTGGACACTCAGGACAGGGCTCTTCTGTGCCCCTCTTCCTGTCCTCAGGACGGGGGTCATCTCTCCTCCCTCAGAAACCAACAGGGCAGGGTTGTGTCCACTAAAGACCCCTGGGTGAGCTactgccccccaccctccagggcctccccctcctctgacccccagggcagggctgggccaaACCAGGCCAGCTCCCTGACTTCCAAATGGCTTCCAGCTGAGGTGCCTGTGCTGGTGATGGTGACGCCTGTCAATGAGTTCTCCCCAACCTGTGTCTCACGCACATTCCGGGTTCGTGAGGATGCGAGGCCCCACACCCTGCTGGGCTCTGTGGTGGGCACAGACATGGATTACCCACATGACAGCATTGAGTACTCCATCTCTGGCGGGTCCGCCCCCTTTGCTGTGGACCGTCTCAGCGGTACTCCCACCCCAGGGCTGGGTGGAGAGGGTGGAGCCAGGGTTGACTCTGCAAGCTGAGGCTGTGGCCCCCTCTTCTAGGGGAGGTTCGCCTCCTGGGGCCTTTGGACTATGAGCTGCAGAAGTCGTACAGGCTCACTGTCCTGCTGACTGACCACAGCCAAGACCAGGACCCCACCTGCCACCGTTCAGGCTCCTGCACCATCACCATTGAGGTTGAGGTAACTGAGCCCGAAGCGTCAGAAAGAACTGGAAAGAGTTCATCTCCCCCTTGGGTGCTCTGCCTATCCTCTCTGCTTCCGTTTCCTCCACTGGTTGGCTGGAGAGGGTTGGGGCCTTGTTGTGGAAAGTTCTGGAAACTGTTGGCTGACACCGAGATTCTGGTTGTGATGGGGGGAGGCTGAGGGGCTGGACTGGAGGTTTGGGGGTGGTGATCTGACTACCTTCCGGCAGGATGTGAACGACCATGCCCCCGAGTGTGAGCCCCCATTTCAGGAACTCACCATCTACACTCACCTGGGCCGTAGCTTGGAGGTGACCACAATGTCGTGTCGGGTGCCCCAGGAGCCCCAGCGCCTGGCTTTCTCCTACAGAATTGTTGGGGGTGAGGGCCATGGGGGCCCCCCCAGGCTGCGGGGGAGGGGCAGGCCAAGGCCAGCCATggttcccttcttctcccactcTGTTTTTCAGGGAATGGTCAGAGCCGATTCAGCCTGCAAGGAGCTGTCCTGGTGCACAACGACCTCACGTTGGGGGCCCCCTGGCCAGAGCAGCCCCATACATATGAGCTGTTGATCCGTGTGGCCGATGCCGGCCTCTCTAGCCCCCACCTCAGCACCACAGCCACTGTCACTGTGCATCTAGTGCCCTGGAGGGCCAGCACAGGGGCCACCAGCACCCACAGAACCACAGTGAGGGGGTTCCTCAGGCTCTTGCTGGGTGGGGAGAAAGGATATAGTTTTCGAGGTGGAACAATTGGGGAAGGCATTTCAGAGGAAACGGCTGAGTGCAAAGAGCCTGGAAATACAGAGGAGAAACCTGGGGTGTGGGGTGGCCCAGTCCTTGGAGGGGTTTGAAGGTTGGATGACTGGGGCATTTTGGCAGGACAGTGATGAAGATGTGGCCCCATTTCAGGTGCCTTCAAGGATGACACCCCTGCTTGTGACAGACACGGAGGTTTTCTGGCAGCCGGAGCCCTGGTTCGTGGTGGTGCTGACAGCGACcagtgcccttctcctcctgggtttGGGCTGGCTCCTCAGCCGGCTCCTGCGGGGGTAGGCTTCCTATTCCTATGCTGCTCGCCTCCCCCCAGGTCTCGCATCTGTGATAGCTGGTTCTACCTAAGACTGCCCAAGCTGATGAGCAGACAGAATGATATTAAGGAGGACTGCCCTCCCTCCGGGGGTCATCAACTTAGAGGCAGAGAGACACTGGGAGAAAGttatctccttcactggcagaaCCCAGTCTGGAATGGGATGGGTGTGGATAAGGTCAAGGGCTTTAGACTCTTTGAGTCTGTCATGCATTGGGTATTTACCCCTACTCCTGAGCCCTGCCTTCCACCTGAAATGTGACCTTCCCCTAACACGCTGAGTTTCTCGTGAGCACAGGACTGAACCTGGGGGAAGATGGGAGTAACAATGTGGCCAGTGCATACGGACGCAGGCTATCTCCAATAAGAGTGGCAGATGAATGGTGCTGATTCCTGGAGCCAGCAGGTCTGCTGTTCTCACTGCTTGTTCTCTCCTCCTGGCATTTTAGGCTGACCCAGGTGCTCCAGGCATCAAGCGAACCCCCCCAGGCCCTACTGTTAAACAGGTAAGCTTCCTTTGCCTACCTCTATGCCTGGAAGCCCATCTCTGAAACTCGGGCCAGAGCTCAGAGCCCTATCCTACTTCTGCTTCTGCTTTGCCCCAGTATCCAGGGAACTAAGGGATCCATTGAAGGGTTCGTGGAGGCCCCGAGGATGGAGACACCCCAGGCACCCAGCAGTGTCACGAGCCTGGTATGTCAACCTACCATCCTGTGCGGTGGGCACTGAGGCTGCTGCTGAGTGCTCCCTGCCAAGCCTGCCCCCTTTCCCATGGCTGGCTGTCCCTGTGGGAGGGCCCATACCAGCACCATCAGGATGCAGgaagcaggtgggttcttgaccctTTTGGGGGGACAAGCCTCCACCTGCTCCCCATGGGTGGGGTTCACCTCGTTACACCCTCCTCATTCTTCCCTTCAGCAGCATTTTGATGGCAGAGCCCAGGACTCCCGTGAGTTCCCCTTTTTCCAAACCATTCTCCACTTGGACCCACTTTCTCTCCAGACCTCATCTCAATCTCTGCCTACCACCAGACATCCACTATCTACTCTTTCCCTGAATGGGGTCTCTTCTCACTCCTACTCATCTTTCAGCCAGTGTTGGCCAAACACTGGGACCCTGATCTGGTTCCTGCCTCTGGGGGATAATGGGGGGAAAGTTGTGAGGGAAGAGGCCCCCAAATGGTCCACTGTCACCATGAGTTATGGTAGAGTAATCTGGCACGGGGCTCAGGGGAGCTGATGGCAAGTTTCGGGGGCTCATGGATGCTTCCTGCGTATCTGAGGCAGATCTCAAATGATCTGCtgagaaaggagggagaggacaAGCTGGATCAAGCAGGAGGGAGCGGGAGGTCACACCAAGGGTCCTGGAATATCTTTCCCTGCCCTTAGGGGAGGGAGGCAGTGTTGCCGAAGCCAGCAgggccctctctctctcccctgacaATCTGAACTCAGGTACAGGCAGAGATTACCTGTTCAACACGCACACAGGAGCCCGGCGCTGGCTCTGAGGCCCAGGAGCTGCATATTTGCAGAATTTCTTCTTCATTTGATCATGTGTTTTCAAGCTGatacaataataaacaaaattaccAACAGAAGAGTCCTTCCCTGGTAACCTACATGTGGGAGAAGCTCTGAGATCTGTGCTTCCTTGTTCTCACTTGGCAGATGCCCTGTCTTATGGGAACaaggttattttttctttcaagaaggcATTGTACAGTGCTGACTGTGATTAATGTTCTGCAGCGCTAAGACACTGTTATCCTCATCAATGACTGAGGGGGCCTCCAGTTGGCCTTTCCCCTCAGAGGACACCTACTCTAGCAGATGGGGAGGGCCCAGGAGCCCCACCAACTTCCAGGGCAGTTTGCTGACTGTATGTGGAGGTTTTCTTGCATCTGGAGCTTTTGCATTGAAGTGAGGGTTGAGTA
Coding sequences within it:
- the CDHR4 gene encoding cadherin-related family member 4 isoform X2, whose protein sequence is MVLLRPLVLLLALVVSDLNCLPWFVDISESQGPGAILQSFPLNCSSNVPTLELLRVQPPTTFFNPPSLTRSQGIYEGKITLSSSARLDALTVNHYELQLKYTCGSQVTEGRLSVNVQRDPNRDQCAGRFASPAGEIIQVRETVMPGTPLYTLLLPGQGAQMNITSAQDPPYFPGPFSIDGQGQLWAPSQGLKGQAQKVFQLQILVTFGQGRSCHGMLTVKVLPAPSNQVSFLQQAQNITIPENLVPGSKVAQVHARGFDVRYEIVSPVPCRLFSIGRVDGVVRTTAPLELVQAPDAAVTRLRVKAFERLRPWDSTELDFRVDVQSVNRWPPRCLPALLVTQIPETTPVGTVLNTFTCTDPDSPGSTLDYQLLFHSPASASSLCLRDRVLEVNNTLDCDAPGACFQHTASILVLDSGQPLMTTEVPVLVMVTPVNEFSPTCVSRTFRVREDARPHTLLGSVVGTDMDYPHDSIEYSISGGSAPFAVDRLSGEVRLLGPLDYELQKSYRLTVLLTDHSQDQDPTCHRSGSCTITIEVEDVNDHAPECEPPFQELTIYTHLGRSLEVTTMSCRVPQEPQRLAFSYRIVGGNGQSRFSLQGAVLVHNDLTLGAPWPEQPHTYELLIRVADAGLSSPHLSTTATVTVHLVPWRASTGATSTHRTTVPSRMTPLLVTDTEVFWQPEPWFVVVLTATSALLLLGLGWLLSRLLRGLTQVLQASSEPPQALLLNSIQGTKGSIEGFVEAPRMETPQAPSSVTSLHFDGRAQDSRTGRDYLFNTHTGARRWL
- the CDHR4 gene encoding cadherin-related family member 4 isoform X1, with amino-acid sequence MVLLRPLVLLLALVVSDLNCLPWFVDISESQGPGAILQSFPLNCSSNVPTLELLRVQPPTTFFNPPSLTRSQGIYEGKITLSSSARLDALTVNHYELQLKYTCGSQVTEGRLSVNVQRDPNRDQCAGRFASPAGEIIQVRETVMPGTPLYTLLLPGQGAQMNITSAQDPPYFPGPFSIDGQGQLWAPSQGLKGQAQKVFQLQILVTFGQGRSCHGMLTVKVLPAPSNQVSFLQQAQNITIPENLVPGSKVAQVHARGFDVRYEIVSPVPCRLFSIGRVDGVVRTTAPLELVQAPDAAVTRLRVKAFERLRPWDSTELDFRVDVQSVNRWPPRCLPALLVTQIPETTPVGTVLNTFTCTDPDSPGSTLDYQLLFHSPASASSLCLRDRVLEVNNTLDCDAPGACFQHTASILVLDSGQPLMTTEVPVLVMVTPVNEFSPTCVSRTFRVREDARPHTLLGSVVGTDMDYPHDSIEYSISGGSAPFAVDRLSGEVRLLGPLDYELQKSYRLTVLLTDHSQDQDPTCHRSGSCTITIEVEDVNDHAPECEPPFQELTIYTHLGRSLEVTTMSCRVPQEPQRLAFSYRIVGGNGQSRFSLQGAVLVHNDLTLGAPWPEQPHTYELLIRVADAGLSSPHLSTTATVTVHLVPWRASTGATSTHRTTVPSRMTPLLVTDTEVFWQPEPWFVVVLTATSALLLLGLGWLLSRLLRGLTQVLQASSEPPQALLLNSIQGTKGSIEGFVEAPRMETPQAPSSVTSLQHFDGRAQDSRTGRDYLFNTHTGARRWL
- the CDHR4 gene encoding cadherin-related family member 4 isoform X3; the protein is MVLLRPLVLLLALVVSDLNCLPWFVDISESQGPGAILQSFPLNCSSNVPTLELLRVQPPTTFFNPPSLTRSQGIYEGKITLSSSARLDALTVNHYELQLKYTCGSQVTEGRLSVNVQRDPNRDQCAGRFASPAGEIIQVRETVMPGTPLYTLLLPGQGAQVFQLQILVTFGQGRSCHGMLTVKVLPAPSNQVSFLQQAQNITIPENLVPGSKVAQVHARGFDVRYEIVSPVPCRLFSIGRVDGVVRTTAPLELVQAPDAAVTRLRVKAFERLRPWDSTELDFRVDVQSVNRWPPRCLPALLVTQIPETTPVGTVLNTFTCTDPDSPGSTLDYQLLFHSPASASSLCLRDRVLEVNNTLDCDAPGACFQHTASILVLDSGQPLMTTEVPVLVMVTPVNEFSPTCVSRTFRVREDARPHTLLGSVVGTDMDYPHDSIEYSISGGSAPFAVDRLSGEVRLLGPLDYELQKSYRLTVLLTDHSQDQDPTCHRSGSCTITIEVEDVNDHAPECEPPFQELTIYTHLGRSLEVTTMSCRVPQEPQRLAFSYRIVGGNGQSRFSLQGAVLVHNDLTLGAPWPEQPHTYELLIRVADAGLSSPHLSTTATVTVHLVPWRASTGATSTHRTTVPSRMTPLLVTDTEVFWQPEPWFVVVLTATSALLLLGLGWLLSRLLRGLTQVLQASSEPPQALLLNSIQGTKGSIEGFVEAPRMETPQAPSSVTSLQHFDGRAQDSRTGRDYLFNTHTGARRWL